TGACAGTCCCCGCTATGACAGCCACTGCCATCACTGCCGCGGCACCGTGATCGAAATCCGCCCCGGCCCCGCGCTGTCAGCGCTGCGTTTGCAAACTCGTGACGGCATCGTCACGGCACTGGTGTCCAGTCGTCAGCTGCAGCGCCTGCACATCCGTGTTGGCAGCCAGGTCGGCGGCCAGTTGCGCCACGGCAATCTGCTGCTGGCCACCCATTGATTGCTCTGCCGTACCGGTCGGTGACGTGCGAGCCAAGGAGAGAGTGATGACCCCTTACCACTATCTGATCGTGCCCGGCTGGCAAGGTTCGGGCGAACAGCACTGGCAGAGCTACTGGCAGCACTATCTGCCCAACTACCAGCGGGTCGAGGTAAGCGACTGGCAGCAACCCCAGCGTGAAGACTGGATACCGGCACTGGACCACGCCATTCGCCGTTGCGCCGGGCCGGTCATCCTGATTGCCCACAGTCTGGGTTGCATCAGCACCGCACACTGGGCGGCAGGTGCCAGTACGGCGTTGCGACAGAAAGTCAAAGGTGCGTTGCTGGTGGCACCCGCCGATGTCGAACGCGACGGCTGCCCCGAGGCCCTGCGGCCTTTTGCACCGATCCCGACCGCAGCGTTGCCGTTTGCCGCCCAGGTGGTGGGTTCCAGCAACGATTACGCCGCCAGCGAAGCCCGCGCCCGTGAGCTGGCCAGGCTATGGGGGGCCGACGTGGCCATTCTGCCCGGTGCGGGCCATATCAACGTCGCCTCTGGACATCATCGCTGGGCCGAAGGGCTGAGCTATCTCGATCAGCTGGAGCAGCGTCTGGACCAGCAACGCAGCCCGTGGCAGCGGATGGCGTCATAAAGCGGTGTGCCATTGCCGCCGCTTACGAGGGCGCATTCGCTATGCGGGGGAGAAGCATTTCGCAACCCGCTGTTCCGTTCACTTTTGCACCTTCACCGCTATACTGACCGGCAACCTGCAAAGGCGCTGACCACAGCGCCAGCTCTGATCAAGTTAGCGGAACCCTGACCATGACCCTGCTGCGTACCTCCCTGCTGTCCACCGCACTGCTGAGTGCCGTGCTGTCGCTGTCGGCCCATGCCGATTCCGACGCCTTCAAGAAACTGAATTACGATGACTCGCGCACCGCGCTGGTACTGGTCGAGCTGGGCGGTCAGTGCAACGTCAATGCCCGCGAGCAGGACGACAGCTGGATTCAGGCGGCCCTGGCCACCAACAAGGGCCCCATCTCCGCCGCCACGCAGGCGCTGCGCGAAGACAAACCCGATAAATACATGGATGCCCTGAAGCATCTGCAGTGCCCGGCGCAGTAAGCCACCCGCACGATAGAAAACGGAGCCCATGAGCTCCGTTTTGCTGACCAGCCTGATCCTTTCGTCCATGAATCACTGGACTTACGGACATCACACCGACAAGAAAGTTGTTGTATTGTGAGCAGACGCCGCTGGCCACTACCCATCACCACCGTGCAGATGCCAGATCGCGTTGAGGGGCAAGCATGAACAGACAACAGGCTCTTGAGCTGTTAAGCCGCAGCAAACCCGAGCTGCAGGTGCGCTTTGGCGTCACCAGCCTTGCCCTGTTCGGCTCGACGGTCCGCGATACGGCCAGCAATGACAGTGATATCGATGTGCTGGTGGACTTTGATGGCCCTGCCACGTCAAAACGCTATTTCGGCGTGCAGTTCTATCTGGAAGACCTGTTTGGCTGCCCGGTTGATCTGGTCACCGAGAAAGCCTTGCGGCCGGAGCTCCGCCCCTTTATCGACAAGGAGCGCGTTAATGTCTGATGGATCACCACGAGAGTGGCGCTTTTACCTCGATGACATGATCGACTTTGCCGGGAAAGTCCAGTCGTATACGGAAGGGTTCGACCAGACTCGCTTTCAGGCCAGTGGCATCACCTATGATGCCACTCTGCGAAATCTGGAGTTGATTGGCGAAGCGGCGAAACACATTCCTGCCGAAATTAGGGCTGACCATGCAGAGATTCCCTGGCGCATGATCATTGCGACACGCAATCGGCTCATTCACGGCTATCTGGGCATCGACAACGACACACTCTGGAGCATCATCCGTGATGATATTCCAGAGCTACTCCCAAGACTGCTTGAGCTGAAACGTCGTCATTATCCTGACTAACACCCTCACCCCAGCTGCTCACTGAACACCCGTGCACCGTGGGGGCGCAGCCAGGCCTGTTCCCCCTGCACCAGCCCCAGCTCGCGGAAGCGGTATTTCGGCAGCTCCGCGTGAATCACCTCCTCACTGCCCTGCTGACGTAACTCCAACCGTACCGTTGGCCCCACCACCGTTACCAGTTCCAGTTGCGCGCGCAGGCTGTTGGGTGTGGCTTCGGCAAACAGGTCCAGCTCATGGGGGCGCACGTACAGCTGCCCCTGCTCACTGTGATCGCCCGGCTGCGCCAGTGGCAGCACCATGCCTGCCACCTCTGCCACGCCCTGATGAATACGTGCCGGGAAGCGGTTAACGCTGCCCAGAAACTGATAGACGAAGGGGTTGGCCGGATGATCGTAAACCTGCTCCGGTGAGCCGTCCTGCTCGACCCGGCCCCGGTTCATCACCACCACCCGGTCGGACACCTCCATCGCTTCTTCCTGATCGTGGGTGACAAACACGCTGGTGACGTGAATCTCGTCATGCAGCCGTCGCAGCCAGCGCCGCAGCTCGGCCCGCACCTTGGCATCGAGAGCACCAAAGGGTTCGTCCAGCAGCAGTACCTTGGGTTCCACCGCCAGTGCCCGCGCCAGCGCAATGCGCTGACGCTGGCCGCCAGACAGTTGTGATGGATAGCGGGCAGCGGTCCAGTCCAGCTGTACCAGCTCCAGCAGGCTCATCACCTTCTTGCGGATCGTCGCCTTGTCGGGGCGCACGGCGCGCGGTTTGACCGTCAGGCCGTAGGCCACGTTGTCAAACACGGTCATATGACGGAACAGCGCATAGTGCTGGAACACAAAACCGACACCGCGCTCGCTGACATGACGATCGGTGCTGTCTTCACC
This Pokkaliibacter sp. MBI-7 DNA region includes the following protein-coding sequences:
- a CDS encoding DUF86 domain-containing protein yields the protein MSDGSPREWRFYLDDMIDFAGKVQSYTEGFDQTRFQASGITYDATLRNLELIGEAAKHIPAEIRADHAEIPWRMIIATRNRLIHGYLGIDNDTLWSIIRDDIPELLPRLLELKRRHYPD
- a CDS encoding nucleotidyltransferase family protein; translated protein: MNRQQALELLSRSKPELQVRFGVTSLALFGSTVRDTASNDSDIDVLVDFDGPATSKRYFGVQFYLEDLFGCPVDLVTEKALRPELRPFIDKERVNV
- a CDS encoding sulfate ABC transporter ATP-binding protein, encoding MSIEIQQINKRFGDFVAVDNVSLSIEDGQLTALLGPSGSGKTSLLRIIAGLEAADSGRILLHGEDSTDRHVSERGVGFVFQHYALFRHMTVFDNVAYGLTVKPRAVRPDKATIRKKVMSLLELVQLDWTAARYPSQLSGGQRQRIALARALAVEPKVLLLDEPFGALDAKVRAELRRWLRRLHDEIHVTSVFVTHDQEEAMEVSDRVVVMNRGRVEQDGSPEQVYDHPANPFVYQFLGSVNRFPARIHQGVAEVAGMVLPLAQPGDHSEQGQLYVRPHELDLFAEATPNSLRAQLELVTVVGPTVRLELRQQGSEEVIHAELPKYRFRELGLVQGEQAWLRPHGARVFSEQLG
- a CDS encoding alpha/beta hydrolase, producing MTPYHYLIVPGWQGSGEQHWQSYWQHYLPNYQRVEVSDWQQPQREDWIPALDHAIRRCAGPVILIAHSLGCISTAHWAAGASTALRQKVKGALLVAPADVERDGCPEALRPFAPIPTAALPFAAQVVGSSNDYAASEARARELARLWGADVAILPGAGHINVASGHHRWAEGLSYLDQLEQRLDQQRSPWQRMAS